From the Argentina anserina chromosome 3, drPotAnse1.1, whole genome shotgun sequence genome, the window TCTCGGACAGTTTGACCTCTGCTTAGTAAATCAAGCATAATTTACTCCAGAAATATGAGATTTCTGTGATTCCAACGGATATGAAAACTAGACTCATagggcttttcatccatatattatGCATAATTTTCGTCCATATCGTTTGTCCGCTATAAtccgtcgaagttgactgttcTGCAAAGGCAAAATCCTGATTCCGGGTTTTATTGCTTCTTTTGATCCTTTCAACacatctttttcttgttttgttccAATAAACCTAAAAACAGTAAACTAAGTTAAAATTAACATTATTAAGTGAATAACTAAActaaatgagaaagatgatatATTAAAAACGTCGCATTATATGCTCCTATCAATTTTCGAGACAATTCATCAAACCTTGTGAATTTTGAAACCCAAAAACCACAGAGGGTTTCTAAGACTCGTATAGACATAGTCTTGCTTACTGTCTTACACTTGAATTATGTTCCAATTAAGTTGCAAACTGAACTTTATAAGTCCTGTTTGTTACCACCAAAAATTTAGAATTAGAATTAGAAACTTCGATATAAAATGGGTGCATTGGACTTGTAGGATTCTTGGCAAAGCATGGCAACATTGCTGATTCATTTTCTCggttatttttttaaacacCCTAAACGTAACACAAAAAATCGTAGTATGGATGTATGATGGATAAATGAATCAATGATACCATGACAAACCCTACCTTGTGTTACAAGTTAACTCTACCAGATATCTCGCTCATACCCCGGAGTCTCCGACTATACTTGCTACCCTTAGCTAGCGTAAACAATTGAAGCTGAATGTAGATGGGATCTTCCTAGCTACCTCCCATGAATATTATTGGAGGAGTACTACAAGATGAGGACGGCCATTTTCTTTGCTGGAATTGCTAGCCTGCTAGGTGCATTAATTCCATTTGCTACATGCATCAGCTAGCTAATCAAGTGAAGCTAATGGCCATAAGGGAATAGGAGTAGAGCTGCGCTGCAGGCTACGCATGTTGATCGATAACATGCATTATTGTGGAAAGTGATGGTCTTATATTACGTTGGTCCCTGCCTACTCAGTTGAGTAGTATAATCACGCTCCAGAATTAATTGTGGATACACCAACTCACTTAATTGGCCAGAACGAAAAACATAGAGTAATAGAGATATATAGCATAAGAGTTATACTTTCATAACAATATTTAGTTGAATAGCTCAAGCTAGGttgtttaattacatttatacttttatgattttgtttgaTTATTTCAGCTATGTAATATGTTGAGGGATAGTCGACAACTTGGGTTGGGGCCGGGTGACTACTAATAATTAAAGAGAAAGGGAAAGCTTGGTGCTAATAGTTTCTTAGCTTGTTTGCTATTCATGTCCTCGAATCGATGATCTTTGTAATGGTGTAAAGTCTCTATAACTCCTCGCGCAGTTACATAAGGTTCTTCAGCATGACTAACCGTCTGATTATGCTGAGCCTCGTCATTGATCTCCTTCCCCTTACCAACTCTTTGGCTTTGCAGACCCAACTCCAAATCAGGCATCCATTTCATGTACTTCAAACTTTTTCCTTCGTTCCACTGAGAAACATTAATCACATCATTCAAGAACAGCCTTAAGATGTGTGTGTATAAAAAAGTTATACTATTTGCATGATAGAGAAATGCAAACCTCAAGCCTATATGGCGGTTCGGATTCTTGTTTGTAGTTACTGGATTTGCTTTCACCTTCAAGGTTCCAACGCTGTAGATCATGATCTGTTGGTCTTGTACCTGGTCTGTTGCTAATCATATGATGCACAATATCGGATCGGGATGAGCAATTATGATTATTTGACCTGTTGAAATGGTTGGAAGCAAATCTTCTGCCTCTCCAGCTTTTGCTAATGCTTTGTAATGGAGGCCACCTCTTTTCCTCACGTAATCTGCTAGGGTTTATGGGAGTGCTTGTATGATGCAAAGCTTTGTCCAAATTGTTGCCTTGTACGACATCGATCTTTGTCTGAAAACTTGACCTACATACAACAGCATTAGAGACAAGcatgcacatatatatacgtacaagATAGACATCAATTAGAATGAGGATATCTAGAttaatgcatgcatgcatgtgtaTATATACCACGAAACGAAGTTAGGTATGTGATCCCCTGAATCCCCTTCATCCATGTAGTCGTAAGTTGTATCAGATACTACTGCATATTCATAAAGCAAAGTTGAGTGAAACGTAAagaacacaagaagaacaataaaatcataccGGCCAGCAAAGAGGGGCTTAGTCGATCGTGATGTCAAAACACTCTATATGACTATATGTCACAGCACTCTTTTTCGCTTCAGTTAGAATTCAtgaagattaaaaatcaggTACTAACAACTACAATATATATGGCCAGTAAAAGTTCATTAGAATTTGCCGTCTTGCCGATTTGATAACCAACTATTTTAATTATGTGTATATAAGTGCAACTCTTTGTTCATTTTTTGTGCATGGGTTGATCTTTATGTCTTAAAGTACGTCATATTCTTAATCTTAAGAATGTCTTTTTTAGAACTTGAACTCCAAAATgatgtattttattttcaatttaagAGTACAAATGCAACAGTAGACTGGAGGAATACGAGAGAGATCAAACGTCACCTTGACCATCTGCATCGAGCTTCTTACTTCGATACATCTGAAAAGGATAATACATGAATATTCATAGAGTTAAGCTGGGAATTCGAAAATGAAGGGAAAATTATCATAAAAACCACCTGCAAGTGACTCTTTACGTGGGAAATGCTCAGTCCTCTCACATTCATGAGCTGAAGAATTAACTTGGGAGTTGCtcctgtatatatatgtatgaccACCAAAGGGAATCCATGTAATAATTAAGAACGGCAAGTAATTAAtctttcaaatatgcaaattaAGTAAACTTACTCTCTTGCCCTCCTAGTAATTCCACAGCATGCAAAAAAGAGAGATGGAGTTGGGGTGTCCACCGGAGCCGAGGTAGTTTGGATCGTACATATGGCCTTGCTTTAGCCCTAGAGCTAATAATACTAATATCATTAGCTGCATTACTACTAATGTTTTCCTGCTCTAGGGTTCCTCTGTCATCATTTCTAATTGTATTAGGTTCGTGACCAGCCAGGTTAACGTTGGAACTACTAATACCATTGTCGCTGGTATCGCTAGCTTCTTCATTTAAATCAAAGGATGACCATTTCTGGTAAGGCCCTAACGATATGCTTTCTGCTTGTTCCTCACTAACCTGGTCggtctttctttttttatcatcAATTGACTCCATCTCATTGATCATGGCACGGCCTGGGGTGCAACTACACGACTTGTATATAATTCCCAAGACACAC encodes:
- the LOC126786142 gene encoding uncharacterized protein LOC126786142; this translates as MINEMESIDDKKRKTDQVSEEQAESISLGPYQKWSSFDLNEEASDTSDNGISSSNVNLAGHEPNTIRNDDRGTLEQENISSNAANDISIISSRAKARPYVRSKLPRLRWTPQLHLSFLHAVELLGGQERATPKLILQLMNVRGLSISHVKSHLQMYRSKKLDADGQVVSDTTYDYMDEGDSGDHIPNFVSWSSFQTKIDVVQGNNLDKALHHTSTPINPSRLREEKRWPPLQSISKSWRGRRFASNHFNRSNNHNCSSRSDIVHHMISNRPGTRPTDHDLQRWNLEGESKSSNYKQESEPPYRLEWNEGKSLKYMKWMPDLELGLQSQRVGKGKEINDEAQHNQTVSHAEEPYVTARGVIETLHHYKDHRFEDMNSKQAKKLLAPSFPFLFNY